The genomic segment GAGATATCTTCAAATTTGTGAAACTATCTCTTCTTTAATGAAATTATTGTACGGAAGTATCAGTTGTTGTAGTTGTTGATGTATTTTTCTTTTGATGAGCTTCTTTTTTAGCTTCAGATGCTGCTTTAATTTTAGCTTGAGCATCTTTAAATGATAATCCTGTTATATCGATTCCTAATTTCTCAGCTCTTGCACTTTGAATTTTAGCTATTACATCTTCATTTGATAGACCTGTAACATCTATTCCAAGCTTAGAAGCTTCTGCTTGATTTAATTTTATCCTAGCATCTTTATTAGATAAACCTGTTATATCAACTCCAAGTTTTGTTGCCTTCTTAGTTAAATTTGCAAGGCTTTTAGCTTCAAGAGCTGTTTTAATTTTAGCTGAAGCATCTTTATTTGATAGACCTGTTATATCAATTCCAAGCTTTCCTGCCTCTGCAGATAAAATCTTAGCTTTAGCGTTATCAGGTGAAAGATTTGTTATATCTATACCTAATTCAGTTGCTTTTTTATTAAGTCTTTCAAGAGTCTTTTCTTCAAAAGCTGCTTTAATTTTAGCTGAAGCATCTTTATCTGACAGACCTGTTATATCAATCCCAAGTTTTTGAGCTACAGCAGCTCTTATTTTTGATTTTGCTTGATCATTAGTTAATCCAGTGATATCTATTCCAAGTTTAGAAGCTTTTTGAGTAAGTTTTGCGAGTTTATCTGCCTTATTAGTTTGAGATACTTGCCCTGTAGTAACACTATTTGTTACATTTTGTGTAGAAGCATCATCAGCGAATGCTGGAACAAGGCTTGATATTGAAATCATAGCTGCTATTGCAATTCCTAGTATTTTTTTCTTTTTCATAATTATCTCTCCTTACGTCATATAAAAATTTATTTTTATGTTAAAACATAGATTAATATAGAAATAACCGGCTATAAGGGAATTATAATTCTTTTATGTGAAATTTATGTGAAAAGGAATATTAAGCATATAAATTTATTGGCATCGCATTTATATATTTATTGCAAAAATGATAATACTATATACTAGAATGAAAGTTCTAGACAAATTTATAATTAATCTAATCAATATAATAATATAAATAAAGTTATATTGGGGCTTAAATGGAAGGAGAAAAATAATGAACGAAGTAATACAAAATATCATAACAAGAAGAAGTATAAGGGTGTATAAAGAAGAGCAAATTTCGGATGAAGACTTAAGTAAAATATTAGAAGCTGCTAAGTTCGCTCCAAGCGGAATGAATAGTCAGGATTGGCATTTTACAGCTGTACAAAATAGAGAGAAGATAAATAAGCTAATTTCAGCAGCTAAAGAAGCATTACAAAATTCTCCTATAGAACAGCTAAATAAGATGGCCAATAATCCAAACTTTAACCCATTTTATAATGCACCTACTATAGTGATAACATCTTGTGATAAAAACTTACCAGTAGGACAATCTGATTGTGCTGCAGCAATACAAAACATAATGTTAGCCGCTCATTCACTTAACATTGGATCATGTTGGGTACATACTTTAGCTATGGTTGGAGATGATCCTAATGTCAGAAATGTGCTTACTGAGCTAGGAATTCCAGAAAACTATGCGACATTTGGTACAGCAACCCTAGGCTTTAATGGAGGGAAAGAACCAAAAGCTCCAACAAGAAAAGAAGGAACGGTAAATATAGTAAAATAAAAAGAGTAATAAGTTAAAAAGGTGACTTCTAAATATGTGAAAGTAAAAAATGATTAATGAGACTCTATGGTTAGAAAGTATTCTAGCTATAGAGTTTTTTGCTTCATAAATTAATAAAATTGCCCTTTCTACGACTGGAGCTTAGCCATTATTAAAACACGATAATATTGAAATTTATACTATAGTGTAAGTATTTCACTAAAGAATTACAGATGTCTAAAAAGCATATGGCTATAGCTATCGATGAATATGAAGGAACATTTGGACTTGTAACTATTGAAAATATTTTAGAAGAAATAATTGGCGAAATTCGAGATGAGTTGGATATTAAAAATTCTAAAATTCTAAAGAATTTAAGAATATATATTTTTAAGAATTTTAGAATTTATGAATTTTACAATATTTTAATAAAAAGCAGATTGCTCTTGACATTATAAATTCTACTTTCAATGAAGAACTTAGATGTTCTTTACTAAGATGATGAGATACTTAATAAATGCAAAGGATGTAGCCTTAGACATATTTGTGATTAGATATTTGTTTCAAGATTATATTGCGGAATAGCAAATTAATGAATTATTTAAAAAGGGAACTATAGTCAAAAAAATTATTATGAAAACTTATTGAACATCAGTCTGAGTAAGTATAATATATTCATAGGTAGAAATATATGTTAAAGTTTGCATTATATGCAAGTGGAATTTTGCTAATTTATGATTTTATCAATCTTATATTAATACAGGAGGGAGGTTACAGTGGTAGACATCAGATAAAGCTCTGACAGTGTCAGTCAAAAATAAGGAGTGACGAAAAAATGAAAATTTCAAAGAAAAGTTGGACCACCGTAAGTGCTTTTGCAACTAGTTGTGTGTTCATGTTTAATGGAAGTAGTGCAGTAGCTTCCACTAATCCAAAAGATTCTATAGTTATTGCTACATCATCATCTACTAATCCAAAAGATTTTAAAGTTTATGATGAATCAAGCAATTTTACGATACCAGCAGAAATTCCTGCATCAAAAATAGGGCTGCCTACATCAGGTGCTACGATAAGTTCAGCAACTATAGTGAAATCTGATGAAAAGGGTAATCTGAATGGAGAATACTGCAAGGTATTAGGTGCAATCCATCCAGTAGATAAAAATGCGCCAGACATTAACTTTCAGGTTAACCTTCCTGTAAAATGGAACAGTAAAATACTACAATATGGTGGCGGCGGATTTGACGGCGCTCTGGTTACTGCTGATAGTGGATATTACGGGCAAATGGTTTCAGATCCAACACCTTTGGCTCAAGGGTATGTGACATTTGGTAGTGATAGTGGTCATGTAAATTCTTCATATTGGGATAGTAAATGGGCGCTTAATGATGAAGCCTTAAATAATTTTGCCTCTGACCAGTTAAAGAAAACAAAGGATACAGTACTAGAAATAGTACAGGCCTTTTATAAATCCAAGCCGTCTCAGGTATATTTTGTTGGCGGGTCTAATGGTGGACGAGAAGCGTTGAAGGTTGTGCAACGTTTCCCAACAGAATATAACGGCGTTATTTGCTATTTCCCTGTATTAAACTGGGTACCTAAGGCAATTACGGATAGCAGAAATGCAGATGTCGTACAAGCTAATAATGGAGCAGGTTGGATTAGCCCTGAACAGTATAAGCTTGTTAATCAAACCATCCTTGGAATAGATGATGGACTAGATGGCGTTAAAGATGGAATAATAAGCAACATTTATGGTGCTGAAAAAAAGAAGGATGAAGTTTTAAAGGCTTTGAAAAACATATTATCAGATGCGCAGATAAAAACATTAGAAACATTTGCTTCACCTATGAAATTTAATTATCCTCTTGCCAATGGATTAACCACTATGCCAGGATATCCTGTTTTTAAGGGAGCACCTTTAGCCGATATGTATCTAAACCAATTTGGTACAGCACCAACTGCCAGAGATGGCTTAATGGCAGAAAGTGGGGATGCTGTTATTAAAAATATGATAGTTCGAGATGATAATTTTAATCCTGAAAATTTTGATGCAGATAAATGGCGTGACAAAGCTGTACAAGCTTCAGAATTACTTGATGCTACAAATCCAGATATCTCAGCTTTTAAGAATAATGGAGGAAAATTGATTCTTATTCATGGAGCAGGAGATCAAATTGTTACCTTTCAAGGCACAATTGACTACTATAATCAGCTAATTAACAAATTCGGTAAGGACTCTCTTGGCGAGTTTGTAAAATTCTATATGGTTCCAGGAAATGGCCATTATAATTCAGAAACCTGGAATATGGGATCCGATACATTGGGCGCATTGGATCAATGGGTAGTAAATAATAAAGCTCCTGAGAATTTGATTGTAACAGATCAGTCTGAAAAGACTAAAGGCCGCACACGTCCGCTTTTGGAATATCCTGCGTATCCAGAGTACAAAGGAAGCGGAGATGTAAATTCCGCTGAAAATTTTAGTAGCGCTACACCTTAATGAAATGGAAAGAGTTCATTCTGTTATATAATAAAATAATGCTGTTTAATAAGTCGGGATAATTAATCCCGACTTCAACTTTTTCTACTTTATAACATGTTGAATATCGGATAACAAAACTTTAAATTTTAATACAAATTAAGATTGTAATAATTATCTTAAATATGAAAATTAAATATGAGGAAAGTATGTCTTAGCGGTTACATTTTTTCTAGTGTTTTTTCAATTACTTATTTCTAATTAATTGGGTAATAACTGTCCATAGGACTGGTTTTTGACTTGTGATTCTCACTACCAAACCCACAGCGGACTTTTACCGCCAAAGTTGTTGCCCATGCTGGATACACAAAAAGAAAACGGATTATTCCATTAATAAAATAATCCGCTTTAAAGGATAAAATTAATCCAGGTTCAATAAAATCTTGTTGTCATAGGTTTTAATGCTTTACGTCCCATATAGTGCGCCTAACTTTAGATAAAGCTTCTTTTGATTTCTCTTTATTCATAAACATCAAAATTACATAGAGTGAATCTAAGATGCTTAATTGAGATATACGAGAAGATAAGGCTTCTGAATGAAATTCGATTTCTTCAGATATAGAAATAAAAACTACATCACCTATCTTAGCTAGAGGAGAAGATGCATGGCTAGTGATAACAATTACTTTTGCACCGGCTTCTTTTACTAATTCAGCAATCCTGATAGTTTCTTTTGATTTTCCTGTATGTGAGATACAAATTGCACAATCCTGTGGTGTTAATAAAGATGCTTCCATAAGTTGTATATGATAATCAGTACTATGACGGACATGAGCTGGGGAACGTAAAAATTTATGATATGCATCTTCTGCAAGTATTCCTGATCCACCGACACCAAAAAAATATAGTAGATTTGAATTTGATATAATCTCAGCCGCTTTTTTCAAATCGTCTAACCCTAATATCTTCTTAGTATTAGTTAGTGTTTTAATGTTTGAATCAAAGACTTTTTGTGCCATAGTTAATTCATTATCATCAATTTCAATTTTTTCATGAATTGATGTAGTTGAAAAATTATTTTCTTCAATTAAGATAGCCATCTTAAACTCTTTAAAGCCAGAATAGCCTAGTTTTTTTGCGAATTGAAATAAAGTAGAGTCTGCAACATTGAGTTCATCAGATAAATAGCTGATAGAATTGTGAGCCACAGAAATGGGATTTTCAAGTATATAGTCTGCAATATTTTGTTCTTTAGTACTTAATCCATTGTATAACGATTTAATTTTAAGTCTAACAGATACCTCCATGTTGGTCCTCCTTTTTATAAATTATATATTGTAACTTTAAAAACACTAAAAAATTTTGAGCGTAATGTATATTTCAAATAGTATTATATATAAAAATCAAATTTATAAAAGAAAATGATATAGATTTTTTGTTCATATGGTCGAATGAACAATTGAGTTTAATATGTATGAAAAGTGGTTGAATTATTAAAAAATAGCATTGTTATAAGTATATCAAATAGTAATTTTGTGTCAATATCTTGAATACGACAAGTCAAACT from the Clostridium beijerinckii genome contains:
- a CDS encoding MurR/RpiR family transcriptional regulator, which encodes MEVSVRLKIKSLYNGLSTKEQNIADYILENPISVAHNSISYLSDELNVADSTLFQFAKKLGYSGFKEFKMAILIEENNFSTTSIHEKIEIDDNELTMAQKVFDSNIKTLTNTKKILGLDDLKKAAEIISNSNLLYFFGVGGSGILAEDAYHKFLRSPAHVRHSTDYHIQLMEASLLTPQDCAICISHTGKSKETIRIAELVKEAGAKVIVITSHASSPLAKIGDVVFISISEEIEFHSEALSSRISQLSILDSLYVILMFMNKEKSKEALSKVRRTIWDVKH
- a CDS encoding nitroreductase family protein gives rise to the protein MNEVIQNIITRRSIRVYKEEQISDEDLSKILEAAKFAPSGMNSQDWHFTAVQNREKINKLISAAKEALQNSPIEQLNKMANNPNFNPFYNAPTIVITSCDKNLPVGQSDCAAAIQNIMLAAHSLNIGSCWVHTLAMVGDDPNVRNVLTELGIPENYATFGTATLGFNGGKEPKAPTRKEGTVNIVK
- a CDS encoding tannase/feruloyl esterase family alpha/beta hydrolase, yielding MKISKKSWTTVSAFATSCVFMFNGSSAVASTNPKDSIVIATSSSTNPKDFKVYDESSNFTIPAEIPASKIGLPTSGATISSATIVKSDEKGNLNGEYCKVLGAIHPVDKNAPDINFQVNLPVKWNSKILQYGGGGFDGALVTADSGYYGQMVSDPTPLAQGYVTFGSDSGHVNSSYWDSKWALNDEALNNFASDQLKKTKDTVLEIVQAFYKSKPSQVYFVGGSNGGREALKVVQRFPTEYNGVICYFPVLNWVPKAITDSRNADVVQANNGAGWISPEQYKLVNQTILGIDDGLDGVKDGIISNIYGAEKKKDEVLKALKNILSDAQIKTLETFASPMKFNYPLANGLTTMPGYPVFKGAPLADMYLNQFGTAPTARDGLMAESGDAVIKNMIVRDDNFNPENFDADKWRDKAVQASELLDATNPDISAFKNNGGKLILIHGAGDQIVTFQGTIDYYNQLINKFGKDSLGEFVKFYMVPGNGHYNSETWNMGSDTLGALDQWVVNNKAPENLIVTDQSEKTKGRTRPLLEYPAYPEYKGSGDVNSAENFSSATP